The proteins below are encoded in one region of Enhydrobacter sp.:
- a CDS encoding acyl--CoA ligase, with protein sequence MVQAVYDVTSSGKPDAPAVGAPGRPWLAFAGLKKLVDDTLDTLNGVGIGRGDRVAMVVPNGPEAATSFVSVASGTTSAPLNPAYRAEEFQFYIDDLKPKAVIVPKGLESPVRGVAEKLGVPIIELVPTDEAPAGIFTLDVSALKPAKAAKPGVSSNGDIALVLHTSGTTARPKIVPLSTANLAASARHIGATLRLTPSDRCMNIMPLFHIHGLIAATLSSLAAGASVSCTPGFNALRFFAWLEEVKPTWYTAVPTMHQAILGRLRGNAEVAKAAKLRFIRSSSSSLPPQVMAELEAAFGCPVIEAYGMTEASHQMASNALPPGKRKAGAVGLPAGPKISIMDEAGNILPQGQTGEVVIQGPNVTAGYDNNPDANAKAFTNGWFRTGDQGYFDEDGYLFLNGRLKEIINRGGEKISPIEIDVILMDHPSVEQCLTFAIPHAKLGEEVGAVVVLRSGCECTERELRDFVAARAADFKVPRKVLFVTEIPKGATGKLQRIGLAAKLGLGEASA encoded by the coding sequence ATGGTTCAGGCTGTCTACGACGTCACATCATCCGGCAAACCCGATGCCCCGGCGGTGGGGGCGCCGGGCCGGCCATGGCTTGCCTTCGCCGGGCTGAAGAAGCTCGTCGACGACACGCTCGACACCCTGAACGGCGTCGGGATCGGCCGCGGCGACCGCGTCGCCATGGTCGTGCCCAACGGGCCGGAGGCCGCGACCTCGTTCGTGTCGGTCGCATCCGGCACGACCTCGGCGCCGTTGAACCCCGCCTATCGTGCCGAGGAGTTCCAGTTCTATATCGACGACCTCAAGCCCAAGGCCGTGATCGTGCCCAAAGGTTTGGAAAGCCCGGTGCGCGGCGTGGCGGAAAAGCTCGGCGTACCGATCATCGAGCTGGTGCCGACCGACGAGGCGCCGGCGGGCATCTTCACGCTCGATGTCTCGGCGTTGAAGCCGGCGAAGGCGGCCAAGCCGGGCGTCTCCTCGAACGGCGACATCGCGCTGGTGCTGCATACGTCCGGCACGACGGCGCGGCCCAAGATCGTGCCACTGTCGACGGCCAACCTTGCCGCCTCGGCGCGCCATATCGGCGCGACGCTCCGGCTGACGCCCAGCGACCGCTGCATGAACATCATGCCGCTGTTCCATATCCACGGGCTGATCGCGGCGACGCTGTCCTCGCTTGCGGCCGGCGCTTCGGTGTCCTGCACGCCGGGCTTCAATGCGCTCCGCTTCTTCGCCTGGCTCGAGGAGGTGAAGCCCACCTGGTACACGGCCGTGCCGACCATGCATCAAGCGATCCTGGGCCGCTTGCGCGGCAATGCCGAGGTGGCGAAGGCGGCGAAGCTCCGCTTCATCCGGTCCTCGTCCTCGTCGCTGCCGCCGCAGGTCATGGCCGAGCTTGAGGCGGCGTTCGGCTGCCCGGTGATCGAGGCCTACGGCATGACGGAGGCAAGCCACCAGATGGCCTCCAACGCGCTGCCACCCGGCAAGCGCAAGGCGGGCGCCGTCGGCCTGCCGGCCGGGCCGAAGATCTCGATCATGGACGAGGCCGGCAACATCCTGCCGCAAGGGCAGACCGGCGAGGTCGTGATCCAGGGACCGAACGTGACGGCGGGTTACGACAACAATCCCGACGCCAATGCCAAGGCCTTCACCAACGGCTGGTTCCGTACCGGCGATCAGGGCTACTTCGACGAAGACGGCTATCTTTTCCTCAACGGTCGGCTGAAGGAGATCATCAATCGCGGCGGCGAGAAGATCAGCCCGATCGAGATCGACGTCATCCTGATGGATCACCCGTCGGTCGAGCAGTGCCTGACCTTTGCCATCCCGCATGCCAAGCTCGGCGAGGAGGTGGGCGCGGTCGTGGTGCTGCGCTCGGGCTGCGAGTGCACGGAGCGCGAGCTGCGCGACTTCGTGGCGGCGCGCGCCGCCGACTTCAAGGTGCCGCGCAAGGTCCTGTTCGTGACCGAGATCCCCAAGGGTGCCACGGGCAAGCTGCAGCGCATCGGGCTTGCCGCCAAGCTCGGCCTTGGCGAGGCATCGGCGTGA
- the aceB gene encoding malate synthase A, with product MALDLPGGVAIDGAIQPGFERVLTRDALAFLADLQRRFNARREELLAARVERQKRLDAGEKPDFLRDTAQIRENDWTVAPLPKDILDRRVEITGPVDRKMIINALNCGANVFMADFEDASTPSWTNMVEGQFNLMDAVRRQIDYVDPQSQKAYKLNDKTAVLFVRPRGWHLLEKHMTVDGRPMSGSLFDFGLYFFHNAKEALARGTGPYFYLPKMESHLEARLWNDVFVHAQNALGVPQRSIKATVLIETILATFEMDEILWELKDHSAGLNCGRWDYIFSFIKKFREQAWAVLPDRGQVTMTSHFLRCYSQLLIKTCHRREVHAMGGMAAQIPIKNDPAANEVAMERVRADKKREAGDGHDGTWVAHPGLVAIAKAEFDAVMKEANQIARKRQDVHVSAADLIQVPNGTKTEAGLRQNVAVGIGYLEAWLRGIGCVPLFNLMEDAATAEISRAQVWQWMRHSQKLEDGRPITREFVRQIVREENDKMKAQIGEEAYGRARYEDAAQLMIDLVEQPQFCEFLTLPAYDRIVADEKKAAA from the coding sequence ATGGCATTGGACCTTCCGGGCGGCGTCGCGATCGACGGGGCCATCCAGCCCGGCTTCGAGAGGGTGCTGACGAGGGATGCGCTGGCCTTCCTGGCCGACCTGCAGCGCCGGTTCAATGCCCGCCGCGAGGAGTTGCTCGCGGCGCGGGTCGAGCGCCAGAAGCGGCTGGACGCGGGCGAGAAGCCGGATTTCCTGAGGGACACCGCCCAGATCCGCGAGAACGACTGGACAGTGGCGCCGCTGCCCAAGGACATTCTGGACCGGCGCGTCGAGATCACGGGGCCGGTCGACCGCAAGATGATCATCAATGCGCTGAATTGCGGCGCCAACGTCTTCATGGCCGACTTCGAGGATGCGAGCACGCCCTCCTGGACCAACATGGTCGAGGGCCAGTTCAACCTGATGGACGCGGTGCGCCGCCAGATCGACTATGTCGATCCGCAGAGCCAGAAAGCCTACAAGCTCAACGACAAGACAGCGGTGCTGTTCGTGAGGCCGCGCGGCTGGCATCTCCTCGAAAAGCATATGACCGTCGACGGCAGGCCGATGTCGGGCTCGCTGTTCGATTTCGGCCTCTATTTCTTCCATAACGCCAAGGAGGCGCTGGCGCGCGGCACGGGCCCCTACTTCTACCTGCCCAAGATGGAGAGCCATCTCGAGGCCAGGCTCTGGAACGACGTCTTCGTGCATGCACAGAATGCGCTCGGCGTGCCGCAGAGATCGATCAAGGCGACGGTCCTGATCGAGACCATCCTCGCCACCTTCGAGATGGACGAGATCCTGTGGGAGCTCAAGGACCACTCCGCCGGCCTCAATTGCGGCCGCTGGGACTATATCTTCTCCTTCATCAAGAAGTTCCGCGAGCAGGCGTGGGCGGTGCTGCCCGATCGCGGACAGGTGACGATGACCTCGCACTTCCTGCGCTGCTACAGCCAGCTCCTGATCAAGACCTGCCATCGCCGCGAGGTGCATGCGATGGGTGGCATGGCAGCACAGATCCCGATCAAGAACGATCCGGCCGCCAACGAGGTCGCGATGGAGCGCGTGCGCGCCGACAAGAAGCGCGAGGCGGGCGACGGCCACGACGGTACCTGGGTCGCCCATCCCGGCCTGGTCGCGATCGCCAAGGCCGAGTTCGACGCTGTCATGAAGGAAGCCAACCAGATCGCGCGCAAGCGGCAGGACGTGCATGTCAGTGCCGCCGACCTGATCCAGGTGCCGAACGGCACCAAGACAGAGGCAGGCCTGCGCCAGAACGTGGCCGTCGGCATCGGCTACCTCGAGGCGTGGCTGCGCGGCATCGGCTGCGTGCCGCTCTTCAATCTGATGGAGGATGCCGCCACCGCCGAGATCAGCCGCGCGCAGGTCTGGCAGTGGATGCGTCACAGCCAGAAACTCGAGGACGGCCGGCCGATCACCAGGGAGTTCGTGCGCCAGATCGTGCGCGAGGAGAACGACAAGATGAAGGCGCAGATCGGCGAGGAGGCCTACGGCAGGGCGCGCTACGAGGATGCCGCCCAGCTCATGATCGACCTGGTCGAGCAGCCGCAGTTCTGCGAGTTCCTGACGCTGCCTGCCTACGACCGCATCGTCGCGGACGAGAAGAAGGCGGCGGCGTAA
- a CDS encoding urate hydroxylase PuuD → MDAGFVTDWLNLVLRWAHMIVGIAWIGASFYFIWLDNHLREPLDPADAAKGIGGEVWAVHGGGFYTAKKFTLAPERLPPELHWFKWEAYTTLITGFLLLCLVYYYGAQVALIDPAVMALDPSEAIAIGLAFLVAGWLVYDALCRSPLGDDEAVLGGLLALLCIVAAWVLCHLFSGRGAYIHFGAMLGVIMVLNVFFVIIPGQRELVKAKQEGRTPDAKFGLMGRQRSVHNTYFTLPVLFTMVSGHYAGLYGHPWNWLLLVMISAAGALVRVWFVQRHKGNANPLVLASGVVVLVLAAIVALPRPDPAVAGGPVAFVELQPVIQKRCMPCHATRPTQDGFAAPPKGVVLETPGEIRARAAAINQQAVVARAMPPGNLTNITDAERGLIARWFKSGAQ, encoded by the coding sequence ATGGATGCCGGATTCGTGACCGATTGGCTCAATCTCGTGTTGCGCTGGGCCCACATGATCGTGGGCATCGCCTGGATCGGCGCCTCCTTCTATTTCATCTGGCTCGACAACCATCTGCGTGAGCCTCTCGATCCCGCCGATGCAGCCAAGGGGATTGGCGGCGAGGTCTGGGCCGTCCATGGCGGCGGCTTCTATACCGCGAAGAAGTTCACACTGGCGCCGGAGCGCCTGCCGCCCGAGCTGCACTGGTTCAAATGGGAAGCCTATACGACACTGATCACCGGCTTCCTGCTGCTCTGCCTCGTCTACTACTACGGCGCGCAGGTGGCGCTCATCGATCCCGCGGTGATGGCGCTCGACCCATCCGAGGCAATCGCCATCGGCCTCGCATTTCTGGTGGCCGGCTGGCTGGTCTACGACGCGCTGTGCCGCTCCCCCCTGGGCGACGACGAGGCCGTGCTGGGCGGCCTGCTCGCCCTTCTCTGCATCGTCGCCGCCTGGGTGCTCTGCCACCTCTTTTCCGGCCGCGGCGCCTACATCCATTTCGGTGCCATGCTGGGCGTGATCATGGTGCTGAACGTCTTCTTCGTGATCATTCCCGGCCAGCGCGAGCTGGTGAAGGCGAAGCAGGAGGGCCGCACGCCGGACGCGAAGTTCGGCCTGATGGGCCGGCAGCGCTCGGTGCACAACACCTACTTCACCCTGCCGGTGCTGTTCACCATGGTCAGCGGTCACTATGCCGGCCTCTACGGTCATCCCTGGAACTGGTTGCTGCTGGTGATGATCTCGGCCGCCGGCGCATTGGTCCGCGTCTGGTTCGTGCAGCGTCACAAGGGCAACGCCAATCCGCTGGTGCTGGCTTCGGGCGTCGTCGTGCTGGTGCTGGCCGCGATCGTCGCTCTGCCGCGCCCCGACCCCGCGGTGGCCGGCGGGCCGGTCGCCTTCGTCGAGCTGCAGCCGGTCATCCAGAAGCGCTGCATGCCGTGTCATGCGACCCGACCCACGCAGGACGGGTTCGCCGCGCCGCCCAAGGGCGTGGTGCTGGAGACGCCGGGCGAAATCCGTGCCCGTGCCGCCGCGATCAACCAGCAGGCAGTCGTCGCCAGGGCAATGCCGCCCGGCAATCTCACCAACATCACCGACGCCGAGCGCGGCCTGATTGCGCGATGGTTCAAGTCCGGCGCACAATAG
- a CDS encoding crotonase/enoyl-CoA hydratase family protein, producing MTNRKILVERNGPVTTIIINRPTVRNALDNEAAHALADALRAFEADGNARVAILTGAGGAFCAGADLKELGSGTDYFPWAGSDEGPLRAPLSKPVIAAVEGHACAGGLGVALFCDIRIVDDTATFGVFSRRWGVPMSDGTTVRLPRIVGQGRALDMLLTGRAVGADEAIAIGLATRKVARGTTRAAAEKLAAEIAAFPPIAMTSDRQSAYESFDRAQAAAIRREMELSLAARRMESQKGAARFAGGEGRHGSFERK from the coding sequence ATGACGAATCGGAAAATCCTCGTCGAACGCAACGGCCCTGTCACCACCATCATCATCAACCGCCCGACTGTCCGGAACGCGCTCGACAATGAAGCAGCGCACGCGCTCGCCGACGCACTGAGGGCATTCGAAGCCGACGGTAACGCGCGCGTCGCGATCCTGACGGGGGCGGGCGGCGCCTTCTGTGCCGGCGCCGACCTCAAGGAGCTGGGCAGCGGCACCGATTACTTCCCCTGGGCCGGCAGCGACGAAGGTCCCCTGCGCGCGCCGCTCTCCAAGCCGGTGATCGCCGCCGTCGAGGGCCATGCCTGCGCCGGCGGCCTGGGTGTCGCGCTGTTCTGCGACATCCGGATCGTCGACGACACGGCGACGTTCGGCGTCTTCTCGCGCCGCTGGGGCGTGCCGATGAGCGATGGCACCACCGTCCGGCTGCCGCGGATCGTGGGCCAGGGCCGCGCTCTCGACATGCTGCTGACCGGCCGCGCGGTCGGCGCCGACGAAGCGATCGCGATCGGGCTGGCCACGCGCAAGGTCGCGCGCGGCACGACGCGCGCCGCGGCGGAGAAGCTCGCGGCCGAGATCGCGGCCTTTCCGCCCATCGCCATGACATCGGATCGACAGTCGGCCTATGAAAGCTTCGACCGTGCCCAGGCGGCCGCCATCCGGCGCGAGATGGAACTGTCGCTCGCGGCGCGACGGATGGAATCGCAAAAGGGTGCGGCCCGTTTCGCAGGTGGCGAGGGCCGGCACGGCAGCTTCGAGAGGAAATGA
- a CDS encoding NADPH:quinone oxidoreductase family protein: MRALVCHAYGSIESLKIEEVPAPEPKAGEILIRVGAAGVSFAVMLGVEGKHQNKPTLPYIPGNELAGHVAALGPGVDHLRVGDRVATGVPQGGFAEYAVATAANAALLPDRLPYAEATNFPTLYPTAYGALKWKANLQPGEVLLVHGAGGGSGLTAVEVGKAMGATVIASAGGADKLAAAKEAGADHLIDYRTEDLRATVLELTDGRGADVIYDPVGGSAFDLSLRCVAPEGRIIPMGFASGTVPQIPANILLVKNVTVIGFYYGYWTGWGGKKAPGPNDMAGLERRRAMVAAAQGELMRWFSEGRLRATVAATFDLADWVKAFRLIQERTVVGKAVLVP, from the coding sequence ATGCGAGCGTTGGTATGTCATGCGTACGGATCGATCGAAAGTCTCAAGATCGAGGAGGTCCCCGCGCCCGAGCCGAAGGCGGGCGAGATCCTGATCCGCGTCGGAGCGGCAGGCGTGAGCTTCGCCGTCATGCTCGGCGTCGAGGGCAAGCATCAGAACAAGCCGACGCTTCCCTACATTCCGGGCAACGAGTTGGCCGGCCACGTCGCGGCCCTCGGACCGGGCGTCGATCACCTGAGGGTCGGCGACCGTGTCGCGACCGGCGTGCCCCAGGGCGGCTTCGCCGAATATGCCGTCGCGACCGCGGCCAACGCGGCGCTGCTTCCCGACCGCCTGCCCTATGCCGAGGCGACGAATTTCCCGACGCTCTATCCCACCGCCTATGGCGCACTGAAGTGGAAGGCGAACCTGCAGCCGGGCGAGGTGCTGCTGGTGCACGGCGCGGGCGGCGGCTCGGGCCTTACCGCCGTCGAGGTCGGCAAGGCGATGGGCGCCACGGTGATCGCTTCGGCCGGCGGCGCCGACAAGCTGGCAGCGGCCAAGGAGGCCGGCGCCGACCACCTGATCGACTATCGCACGGAAGATCTGCGCGCGACGGTCCTGGAGCTGACCGATGGGCGCGGCGCCGACGTGATCTACGATCCGGTCGGCGGGTCGGCCTTCGACCTGTCGCTGCGCTGCGTGGCGCCGGAGGGCCGCATCATCCCGATGGGCTTCGCGTCCGGCACCGTCCCGCAGATCCCGGCCAACATCCTTCTGGTCAAGAACGTGACCGTGATCGGCTTCTACTATGGCTATTGGACCGGCTGGGGCGGCAAGAAAGCGCCCGGTCCGAACGACATGGCCGGCCTCGAACGGCGCCGCGCGATGGTGGCCGCAGCGCAGGGCGAGCTGATGCGCTGGTTCAGCGAGGGCAGGCTCAGGGCCACGGTCGCCGCGACCTTCGACCTCGCCGACTGGGTGAAGGCATTCCGGCTGATCCAGGAACGGACGGTCGTCGGCAAGGCGGTGCTCGTTCCCTGA
- a CDS encoding crotonase/enoyl-CoA hydratase family protein — MTKVAVEKEGSITVVSIDRFAEARNAVDPETAILLREAFLAFDGDESQSVAILTGRGGTFCAGYDLKVAATRTGSAPHHAEGPGPMGPTRHLLSKPVIAAVEGYAVAGGLELALWCDLRVASETAKFGVFCRRWGVPLIDGGTVRLPRLIGQSRALDMILTGREVGAREAFDWGLANRLAPAGKALAEARRLAGQLARFPQLCLRSDRRSSYEQWGLELREALANEGRLGGPTLEAEARKGAARFAAGKGRGGDFGDI; from the coding sequence ATGACAAAGGTCGCGGTCGAGAAGGAAGGGTCGATTACGGTCGTGTCGATCGACCGCTTCGCCGAGGCGCGCAACGCCGTGGATCCGGAGACGGCCATCCTGCTGCGCGAGGCCTTCCTTGCCTTCGATGGCGACGAGAGTCAGTCGGTCGCGATCCTGACCGGTCGCGGCGGCACTTTCTGCGCCGGCTACGATCTGAAGGTCGCGGCGACACGCACGGGGAGTGCCCCGCATCATGCCGAGGGGCCGGGTCCGATGGGCCCGACACGCCATCTCCTCTCCAAGCCGGTGATCGCCGCGGTCGAGGGTTATGCGGTGGCGGGTGGCCTGGAGCTCGCCTTGTGGTGCGATCTGCGCGTGGCCTCGGAGACGGCGAAGTTCGGCGTCTTCTGTCGTCGCTGGGGCGTGCCTCTGATCGATGGCGGCACGGTGCGCCTGCCACGGTTGATCGGCCAGAGCCGGGCCCTCGACATGATCCTGACCGGCCGCGAGGTAGGCGCCCGCGAGGCGTTCGACTGGGGACTCGCCAATCGCCTGGCGCCGGCAGGCAAAGCCCTGGCCGAGGCCAGGAGGCTCGCCGGGCAGCTCGCCAGGTTCCCGCAGCTTTGCCTGCGCTCCGACCGCCGCTCGTCCTACGAACAATGGGGATTGGAGCTGCGCGAGGCGCTCGCCAATGAAGGTCGATTGGGTGGGCCCACGCTCGAGGCCGAGGCGCGCAAAGGCGCCGCCCGCTTCGCGGCGGGCAAGGGAAGAGGCGGCGACTTCGGCGACATCTGA
- a CDS encoding acyl dehydratase, which yields MNQLGEGWNWRDLKIGDRFVTFGRTLFEADLLNFVTLCGFSEELFTNKQYIEQHAPMRGGHPVPGALVYSMAEGLVIPTTLQGTGLAFLSMGFDIKGPTYVGDTIHVEIEVTEIKPTSKDPTRALVRTTNDVRNQNGKTVLVYTPLRMMQGR from the coding sequence ATGAACCAATTGGGTGAAGGCTGGAACTGGCGCGACCTCAAGATCGGCGACCGCTTCGTCACCTTCGGCCGCACGCTGTTCGAGGCCGACCTGTTGAATTTCGTGACGCTTTGCGGCTTTTCCGAGGAGCTGTTCACCAACAAGCAATACATAGAGCAGCACGCACCCATGCGCGGCGGGCATCCCGTTCCCGGGGCGCTGGTCTACTCCATGGCCGAAGGTCTGGTGATCCCGACCACCTTGCAGGGCACCGGGCTTGCGTTCCTGTCGATGGGTTTCGACATCAAGGGCCCGACCTATGTCGGCGATACCATCCATGTCGAGATCGAGGTGACGGAGATCAAGCCCACCTCGAAAGACCCGACGCGCGCCCTCGTGCGCACCACCAACGACGTCAGGAACCAGAACGGCAAGACTGTCCTGGTCTACACCCCGCTCCGCATGATGCAGGGCCGTTGA
- a CDS encoding zinc-finger domain-containing protein, with protein MTEPFETITVDTDRVACDGGGGPLGHPKVYLNLGRQGRVECPYCSRIYVLREGAKPDAHAH; from the coding sequence GTGACCGAGCCTTTCGAAACCATCACCGTCGACACGGACCGCGTTGCCTGCGACGGCGGTGGCGGCCCCCTGGGGCATCCCAAAGTCTATCTCAACCTCGGCAGGCAGGGGCGGGTCGAATGTCCCTATTGCAGCCGAATATACGTGCTGCGGGAAGGGGCCAAGCCCGACGCCCATGCGCATTGA
- a CDS encoding alpha/beta hydrolase, whose product MLAACAPLVVPAGRREGPPRLTDDRYVAADGTALPLASWPAANGAAPRAIILGLHGFGDYRNAFEEPAEIWSAAGIATYAYDQRGFGASPTRDRWPGTDTLVGDAKAVAALLRARHPEVPLYIAGESMGGAVALVAADRGVAADGLILLAPAVRSRKSLGQLVTAGVWFFTHTIPWLPLGPTSIDFHPTDNPKTLEKLRKDPLMLRNPRIDMGAGLLDLMDAACAAAENVQMPYILLHGLGDRIVPADPVRDVIELMPRRPDSKLAFYKHGYHLLLRDKEGPKVSADIVAWVEDHEAPLPSGADANDVQPKMAALWGSRRPRQPVPATATTNISRGQ is encoded by the coding sequence ATGCTGGCGGCCTGCGCGCCGCTCGTCGTCCCGGCCGGCAGGCGCGAGGGCCCGCCCCGGCTCACCGACGACCGTTATGTCGCAGCGGACGGCACGGCGCTACCGCTCGCCTCCTGGCCCGCGGCAAACGGCGCCGCTCCGCGGGCGATCATCCTTGGCCTGCACGGCTTCGGCGACTATCGCAACGCCTTCGAGGAGCCGGCCGAGATCTGGTCGGCGGCCGGGATCGCCACCTACGCCTACGACCAGCGCGGCTTCGGCGCGAGCCCGACCCGCGACCGCTGGCCCGGCACCGACACGCTGGTGGGCGATGCCAAGGCGGTCGCGGCGCTGCTGCGTGCGCGCCATCCCGAGGTGCCACTCTACATTGCGGGCGAGAGCATGGGCGGCGCGGTGGCGCTGGTCGCGGCCGACCGTGGCGTCGCCGCCGACGGCCTGATCCTGCTCGCCCCCGCCGTGCGCTCGCGCAAGTCGCTCGGTCAGCTCGTCACGGCCGGCGTCTGGTTCTTCACCCACACCATTCCCTGGTTGCCGCTCGGCCCGACCTCGATCGATTTCCACCCCACCGACAATCCCAAGACCCTCGAGAAGCTCAGGAAGGATCCGCTGATGCTGCGCAATCCGCGCATCGACATGGGCGCGGGCCTGCTCGACCTGATGGACGCGGCCTGTGCCGCGGCCGAGAACGTGCAGATGCCCTATATCCTGCTGCACGGGCTGGGCGACCGTATCGTGCCGGCCGACCCGGTGCGCGACGTGATCGAGCTGATGCCGCGCCGGCCCGATTCGAAGCTCGCCTTCTACAAGCACGGCTATCACCTGCTGCTGCGCGACAAGGAGGGCCCGAAAGTGTCGGCCGACATCGTGGCCTGGGTCGAGGACCACGAGGCGCCGCTCCCCTCGGGTGCCGATGCCAACGACGTGCAGCCCAAGATGGCGGCGCTTTGGGGCTCGCGCCGCCCTCGTCAGCCGGTGCCGGCAACGGCGACCACCAATATCAGCCGCGGTCAATAG
- a CDS encoding Rid family hydrolase gives MAKQLFRDGTEVVGFYVRTVKSGPFVFVSGTTSLDRRGRVQGKNAAEQTLITMRKIEAALKSAGARLRDLTRLTIFVTDIRDMGAVSKALAKALRGSAVSSTLVAVSALAVPGLLVEIESTAVVEARAIDRG, from the coding sequence ATGGCCAAGCAACTGTTTCGGGACGGCACGGAAGTGGTCGGCTTCTATGTCCGCACGGTCAAGAGCGGGCCGTTCGTGTTCGTGTCGGGCACCACGTCGCTCGACCGTCGCGGCCGCGTGCAGGGCAAGAATGCGGCCGAGCAGACGCTGATCACCATGCGCAAGATCGAGGCGGCGCTGAAGTCGGCCGGCGCACGGCTGCGGGATCTCACGCGGCTCACCATCTTTGTCACCGACATCCGCGACATGGGCGCCGTCTCGAAGGCGCTTGCCAAGGCGCTCAGGGGCTCGGCCGTCAGCTCGACCCTGGTGGCCGTCAGCGCGCTCGCCGTTCCGGGGCTTCTGGTCGAGATCGAGTCGACGGCAGTCGTCGAGGCACGGGCTATTGACCGCGGCTGA
- a CDS encoding DUF3309 family protein encodes MLGTILLIILILVLLGALPTWPYSSGWGYYPSGGVGLILIIVVILLLMGRL; translated from the coding sequence ATGCTTGGGACCATCCTTCTGATCATACTTATCCTGGTGCTGCTCGGAGCGCTTCCGACATGGCCATATAGCAGCGGCTGGGGATACTACCCCAGCGGCGGTGTGGGCCTGATCCTGATCATCGTGGTTATCCTCCTGCTGATGGGACGCTTGTAG